The proteins below are encoded in one region of Ghiorsea bivora:
- a CDS encoding OmpP1/FadL family transporter, with protein sequence MKLNRIIIVSAASLLLSSQAFASGFMIPEQGAKAMGMGNAFGAIADDASANWFNPAGLSFQDNNAAVSGTVVYPLNDFEAGGQSYSAKKGLHVIPQVYVRYGEGNSKLSYGLGINSPFGLSVNWTGSGAPFTQLAAAGKAVTFSEIQAIHINPNIAYQVNDHFSVAAGVSYYNAFKVHLNSDLLRIGGSGDGFGGNIAFLYKTSAWSVGGSYRTSVKIDITGTAVGGPDAAVLGLDGIGANASTAVTFPDIQSLSVAYAGIPKVVLSAQLDRVNWSKFDKIEINYAPSALNALTGPTSTIPEGWKATVAVRLGAEWAYTDDTRARVGYTYDPTPTNPTDFSPRLPGNDRQLITLGYGRDFSDNLTMDLAYAYVWLKDRTATAPTDPAYYGIFKSTVHLLSGGVTYKY encoded by the coding sequence ATGAAATTAAATCGTATAATAATTGTAAGTGCGGCATCGTTATTGTTATCTTCACAAGCTTTTGCGAGTGGATTCATGATTCCAGAGCAGGGTGCTAAAGCCATGGGTATGGGTAATGCTTTTGGTGCAATCGCTGATGATGCATCGGCCAACTGGTTTAACCCCGCGGGTTTGTCGTTTCAGGACAACAATGCTGCTGTGAGTGGTACAGTTGTGTATCCATTGAATGATTTTGAAGCTGGTGGGCAGAGTTATTCGGCAAAAAAAGGGTTGCATGTGATTCCACAAGTTTATGTGCGTTATGGTGAGGGTAATTCTAAGCTAAGTTATGGTTTGGGTATAAATTCGCCTTTTGGACTATCTGTGAATTGGACAGGCTCTGGTGCTCCTTTTACGCAGCTTGCAGCAGCTGGCAAGGCTGTAACATTCTCTGAAATTCAAGCCATTCATATCAATCCAAATATTGCCTATCAAGTGAATGATCACTTTTCTGTGGCTGCTGGTGTTTCGTATTACAATGCTTTTAAGGTACATTTAAATAGTGATTTGTTGCGTATTGGTGGTTCTGGTGATGGGTTTGGTGGGAATATTGCGTTTTTATATAAAACAAGTGCTTGGAGTGTTGGGGGCAGTTATCGCACCAGTGTGAAAATAGATATTACAGGTACAGCTGTAGGTGGTCCTGATGCAGCGGTATTGGGTTTGGATGGTATTGGTGCGAATGCGAGCACTGCGGTGACATTTCCTGATATCCAGAGTTTATCTGTAGCATATGCTGGTATTCCCAAAGTAGTGTTGAGCGCTCAGCTTGATAGGGTTAACTGGTCTAAGTTTGATAAAATTGAAATCAATTATGCACCTTCTGCATTAAATGCACTTACAGGCCCAACGTCAACTATTCCTGAAGGTTGGAAGGCAACTGTAGCCGTTCGTCTGGGTGCTGAGTGGGCTTATACAGATGATACACGCGCAAGGGTAGGTTATACTTATGACCCTACGCCAACCAACCCCACTGATTTTTCACCTCGTCTTCCAGGTAATGACAGGCAACTTATTACACTGGGTTATGGTAGGGACTTTTCAGACAATTTAACCATGGATTTGGCTTATGCTTATGTTTGGCTTAAAGATAGGACTGCTACTGCTCCTACAGACCCAGCATATTATGGTATATTTAAGTCTACCGTACACCTTCTTTCTGGTGGCGTAACTTATAAGTACTAA
- the bioB gene encoding biotin synthase BioB — protein MRYDWTVDEIEKLFGLPFNDLMFQAQQAHRANFDANEVQLSTLLSIKTGGCPEDCKYCPQSSRYNTDLDSELLMKKEEVMKAARAAKEKGASRFCMGAAWREPKGRAFELVLDMIREVKDMDMEACATLGMLDAEQAKKLKDAGLDYYNHNLDSDPEFYKTIISTRTYEERLDTLKNVRSQGMSVCCGGIVGMGEAIRNRAGMIAQLARMEPHPESVPINMLVKVEGTPMADVEDLDNFDFIRTIAVARITMPSSHVRLSAGREVMSEEMQSLCFLAGANSIFYGEKLLTTGNNEAEQDRAFFAKLGIRPEEKATPSSRRMVDAAKVESVQETAHVG, from the coding sequence ATGCGCTACGATTGGACTGTGGATGAGATTGAGAAGTTATTTGGACTTCCGTTTAATGACTTAATGTTTCAAGCGCAACAAGCACATCGTGCTAACTTTGATGCCAATGAAGTGCAGCTATCCACCTTGCTTTCAATCAAAACAGGTGGTTGCCCTGAAGACTGTAAATATTGTCCGCAATCTTCGCGTTATAATACCGATTTAGATTCAGAGCTTTTGATGAAAAAAGAAGAAGTGATGAAAGCTGCGCGTGCTGCCAAAGAAAAAGGTGCATCGCGTTTTTGTATGGGGGCAGCATGGCGTGAGCCTAAGGGCAGAGCCTTTGAATTGGTGTTGGATATGATTCGCGAAGTCAAAGATATGGACATGGAAGCCTGCGCTACACTGGGTATGTTGGATGCTGAACAAGCAAAAAAACTAAAAGATGCAGGGCTAGATTATTATAACCATAACCTTGATTCTGACCCTGAATTTTATAAAACAATTATCTCAACACGTACTTATGAAGAACGTTTGGACACGCTTAAAAATGTTCGCAGCCAAGGCATGAGCGTGTGTTGTGGTGGTATTGTGGGTATGGGAGAAGCGATTCGTAACCGAGCAGGTATGATTGCCCAACTTGCGCGTATGGAGCCACACCCTGAATCTGTGCCGATTAATATGCTGGTTAAAGTAGAAGGTACACCCATGGCAGATGTGGAAGATTTGGATAATTTTGATTTTATTCGCACCATTGCTGTAGCGCGTATTACCATGCCCTCTTCTCATGTGCGTTTATCTGCAGGTCGTGAAGTGATGTCTGAAGAAATGCAATCATTGTGCTTTCTTGCTGGTGCCAACTCTATTTTTTATGGTGAGAAGTTATTAACCACAGGTAATAACGAAGCAGAGCAGGATAGAGCATTCTTTGCCAAGTTAGGTATTCGCCCTGAAGAGAAAGCTACACCATCATCGCGCCGTATGGTGGATGCAGCAAAAGTTGAAAGTGTACAGGAGACAGCTCATGTCGGATAA